The following nucleotide sequence is from Leucoraja erinacea ecotype New England chromosome 2, Leri_hhj_1, whole genome shotgun sequence.
CAACAGTTTATAAATCTATACATACCCCACCCAAATCACTGCAAGCAAGTGCCAGGAATTTCAGCCATTCAATCTCGAATTGTAATTTGCCCATTCGTAGAATGTTTTTCAGCCGCTCCATTGGCAGACCCAAATCTTTCCATTTTTCTACCAACTTGAACTCAGGAACAAAATTCTTTTGAGATAGCTGAAACACAGATAGATTTTTAGAAACTGAATTTCAGCATAGCCGTATTTAAACATTTTGCTAATCATACAAACTAGCAGGAAAAGGTCAATTGGCCCCTTTAACCTTCCCTGTCATTTAATAAGATCAAAGCCTCAACTTCCCATTCCAGCCTATGTTCCCCGTGCTTGTAACCCCATGCTAATGATCATTCATGCCCTTGCAGTAATTAATTCCTGGCATATCACAGGCAACAAAATACAAGCAATAAAAAgtacaaaaacaaactttaagtACAGGTCCATTTCTAATTTACACACAAAgatacaaattggaagaacaggtcTCTCAGCTCGTCTGCTTGCTCTGACATTTAATAAAGATCACCGGCGATTTAATAGTAGCCTCAAATCCATACTCCTGTCTACCAATGGTAATCTCTCACCCCCTTGAACATCAaatatgtatctatctctgctaagAATCTTTCCAGTATTATACCTGTTTGTGCAGAATCTTTAGAAGTCCCGGTGTAAGGCCAGTGTCATTTTTCTGTGTTGCCACTGGCATTTCAAACCGTTCTTTCACCGGAAGTGTTTCACCTTTAGACAAAGCTGCAAAATATCTACTCaccaaaattgatcacaaaatagTATTAGGTCCAGGTAGTGCAGAACTTATCAGGCTATTCATCAAAGTATCATTTTGCCATAAATAGATacagaaaattatataaatggtcagtgggtcaggcatcatcagcagagcaaagaggtccttctgcagttgtatggggccctagtgagaccacagctggagtattgtgtgcagttttggtcccctaatttgaggaaagacattcttgctattgagggagtacagtgtaggtttacaaggtaaattcccgggatggcgggactgtcatatgctgagagaatggagcggctgggcttgtatactttcgagtttagaaggatgagagggtttcttatagaaacatataagattattaagggtttggacacactaaaggcaggagagatattcccgatgttgagggagcccagaaccagggtccacagtttaagaataaggggtaagccatttagagcagagatgaggaaacactttttcacacagagagttgtgagtctgtggtattctctgcgtcagagggcggtggaggccggttctctggatactttcaagagagagctagatagggctcttaaagatagcggagtcaggggatatgaggaaaacATCAGAGTTTGAAGTTTTAGGCAGGATTGAAGACAATGGCTTCACACTTCCAGTGCAAATGGCGAAAAGTGTGACTCACCCCAAATGAGCTAATGAACAAGCTATCCGTCAACATTGAGTCATTGTTGTTATCCCAAGATGTGGCAGAGATTAATGGACTTGGACACAAGtgtccttcaccactctctggatgcCATCACCTAGCATCTGCCAAAGAGATCAAGTCTTCAAGTGTAAGAGTGCAAGAGCCGGAGTGGATGCTATTGCTGGAGATGTTGTGCCTATGATTATATCGGTAAGAATGAAACAAATGCAATCTTGTATTATTGCTTTGTTTCAATAACCACTTGTGCATTTAGTAATGCATGTATCCAGATTCTCAGATCCAAATTGCCAAGAGATAAGGTTTAATGTCTATAGTCCCAAAGCACTCATATTTGCCCCAATCTATCAAAAATATTCCCAAAACTTGAAACTAATAGATGATGTAAAGTTTTTACTCACGCAGCAGACCATTGAAGAACATCGTGTGGCTGGGTACGGATAGCAGCCTTCGTAAACTGTTTTAAAATGTCAGGAAACTCAGGGGGGATTTCAATCTGCTGAGCGCAGAACATAACATCAGGGAGAGGCATGATTGCTGAAAAGAATTAATTAAAAGTTGAGTTGGATAAAAACTTTTTAAGGAGGCACAAATCAGAATTCAATATGGTTAAGACAGATCATGTCAGTGAGTTAAAGACATACTAAATCTCAAAGCTAACTACAGATACAA
It contains:
- the ropn1l gene encoding ropporin-1-like protein, whose translation is MPLPDVMFCAQQIEIPPEFPDILKQFTKAAIRTQPHDVLQWSAAYFAALSKGETLPVKERFEMPVATQKNDTGLTPGLLKILHKQLSQKNFVPEFKLVEKWKDLGLPMERLKNILRMGKLQFEIEWLKFLALACSDLGGSLFTALKYVCEILTTDPPGGAAHIKIETFTYIFTYLAKMDGEFTEEKIEEILITLEEDVEKQGGLIQPRNFKHLQVKDPKKNETPQ